In Mytilus edulis chromosome 6, xbMytEdul2.2, whole genome shotgun sequence, the following proteins share a genomic window:
- the LOC139528890 gene encoding neural cell adhesion molecule 1-A-like isoform X1 yields the protein MKVSGLYTHACRMICLLLISACVLVRTESLSMNTSYARLGRRANITCPFYPVRTWVGGIRERNLVSITNYKVANPDYPSAKRLAVSEKYSLIIYNVTSFDFQVYRCTRNILDTYDIQLKQAIDPSNIKIIEETEPHRVVGVVGQNMSTTCTVTSGVPEETLIIKDGDETEMVKGGPGSVKFQLVPDHYDEGRNFTCFALSGDEHVLSYTVQLQLRYKPNITIQAYPNNTTMAGNPIELRCNDEEGSTNVISRYRWLHNGKYLNHSLKVLQINVTSRMDNGNFTCTAENEAGKARDTIEINVLYAPVIEKYSVSFSENNQNISVNCNVSGNPNNFTFGEWKHISDVNTVIRHLNGSKEGRLNISSFTGTAKAYENGGVYVCNVSNGIRSTDDKLWQTGKIQVIIKESPVFTEQSKPEQIGYIDNTSSLFVDVMSSSKILSTTWFREGSEETKIDRSTMTRKSQIIETEFHNKMVYTKGYRCTLTIYKTKPEDFHNYTVTVQNEYGSSSFIIQLLYAGPPRTPKIITVKRTSNGILVKWESVFDGGYTTTYELEYRKVTGTKWDRIQIEENILSTNFIAAPNIDYLVRIKALNKMGHSSFTKQQKVSAEDTESQHSAVIYGTSVFTAIMFCISGVFGCFWCYSIIEKKGRMEADNHDMDINQDQQIAENNGVDNDNNIPEIHIVPPADNNINLNVLQGAIGVNVLQGALDVNVLQGALDVNVLQGAFDVNVLQGAFGDSCEGYSSIDRRKRMSRDQKVSYMANRSTKVFSTEL from the exons ATGAAAGTTTCAG GTCTATATACACACGCTTGTAGAATGATCTGTCTGCTTTTGATATCCGCTTGTGTTTTAGTAAGAACAG aatcacTATCAATGAATACGTCATATGCAAGGTTGGGTAGGAGAGCAAACATAACATGTCCATTTTATCCTGTCAGAACATGGGTTGGTGGTATCAGAGAAAGAAATTTAGTTTCGATCACAAATTATAAAGTTGCCAATCCTGATTATCCGTCTGCAAAGAGACTGGCTGTTTCTGAAAAGTACAGCTTGATAATATACAACGTCACAAGTTTTGACTTTCAGGTTTATCGTTGTACCAGAAACATACTAGATACTTATGATATCCAGCTGAAACAAGCAA TAGATCCTTCCAACATCAAAATCATAGAAGAAACAGAACCACATAGAGTAGTTGGTGTGGTAGGACAAAATATGTCGACGACTTGCACAGTGACCAGTGGTGTACCTGAAGAAACTCTTATAATAAAGGATGGGGACGAAACGGAAATGGTAAAAGGTGGTCCTGGTTCTGTTAAATTTCAACTTGTTCCAGATCATTATGATGAGGGCAGAAACTTCACATGCTTTGCTCTGAGTGGTGATGAACATGTTTTATCTTATACAGTTCAACTTCAACTAAGAT ATAAACCTAACATAACCATACAAGCATATCCAAACAACACCACCATGGCAGGAAACCCTATAGAATTAAGATGCAATGACGAGGAGGGTAGTACTAATGTCATAAGTAGATATAGGTGGCTACATAATGGAAAGTACCTGAACCACTCGTTAAAGGTCCTACAAATCAATGTCACTTCACGAATGGACAATGGCAACTTTACTTGTACTGCTGAAAACGAGGCTGGTAAAGCTAGAGATACtatagaaataaatgttttat ACGCACCAGTGATTGAAAAGTATTCGGTTTCATTCTCCGAGAACAACCAAAACATATCGGTCAATTGCAATGTATCTGGAAATCCCAATAATTTTACCTTTGGAGAATGGAAACATATATCTGATGTTAACACAGTTATTCGTCATTTAAATGGATCCAAGGAAGGAAGACTAAATATTTCATCCTTCACTGGTACCGCTAAGGCGTATGAAAATGGTGGTGTATATGTTTGCAATGTCTCTAATGGAATACGTTCTACTGACGATAAACTATGGCAAACAGGAAAAATTCAAGTTATCATAAAAG AAAGTCCCGTGTTTACAGAACAAAGCAAACCTGAACAAATCGGTTATATCGATAATACATCGAGTCTGTTCGTTGATGTGATGAGTTCTTCAAAAATATTGTCAACAACATGGTTCAGAGAAGGTTCAGAAGAGACGAAAATAGACAGATCAACAATGACTCGTAAGAGTCAAATAATAGAAACAGAATTCCACAACAAGATGGTGTACACCAAAGGTTATCGTTGTACTctaacaatatataaaacaaaaccaGAGGATTTTCATAACTATACAGTGACAGTACAGAACGAATATGGCTCCAGTTCTTTTATCATACAGCTACTTTATGCAG GTCCTCCGAGAACGCCAAAAATAATCACTGTTAAGAGAACATCCAATGGCATTCTCGTTAAATGGGAATCAGTTTTTGATGGAGGTTATACAACGACGTATGAGCTTGAGTATCGAAAAGTGACAGGAACAAAGTGGGACAGGATACAAATTGAGGAAAATATTTTAAGCACGAATTTTATAGCAGCTCCTAATATTGACTACTTAGTAAGAATTAAAGCATTGAACAAGATGGGACACAGTAGCTTCACGAAACAACAGAAGGTTTCAGCAGAAG ATACGGAAAGCCAGCATTCGGCAGTGATTTATGGGACGAGTGTATTTACAGCGATTATGTTCTGTATCAGCGGAGTGTTTGGATGTTTCTGGTGCTATTCTATCATAG AGAAAAAAGGAAGAATGGAAGCTGATAACCATGA CATGGATATAAATCAAGATCAACAGATAGCGGAAAACAACg GCGTTGATAATGACAACAATATACCGGAAATACACATTGTACCTCCTGCTGATAACAACATCAACTTAAACGTGCTACAGGGTGCGATTGGTGTTAATGTGCTACAGGGTGCGTTAGATGTAAACGTGCTACAGGGTGCGTTAGATGTAAACGTGCTACAGGGTGCGTTTGATGTAAACGTTCTACAGGGTGCGTTTGGTGATAGTTGTGAAGGATATTCTTCAATAGATCGACGGAAAAGAATGTCCAGGGATCAGAAGGTCTCATATATGGCAAACAGAAGTACAAAGGTGTTTTCTACAGAATTATAA
- the LOC139528890 gene encoding neural cell adhesion molecule 1-A-like isoform X2 produces the protein MKVSGLYTHACRMICLLLISACVLVRTESLSMNTSYARLGRRANITCPFYPVRTWVGGIRERNLVSITNYKVANPDYPSAKRLAVSEKYSLIIYNVTSFDFQVYRCTRNILDTYDIQLKQAIDPSNIKIIEETEPHRVVGVVGQNMSTTCTVTSGVPEETLIIKDGDETEMVKGGPGSVKFQLVPDHYDEGRNFTCFALSGDEHVLSYTVQLQLRYKPNITIQAYPNNTTMAGNPIELRCNDEEGSTNVISRYRWLHNGKYLNHSLKVLQINVTSRMDNGNFTCTAENEAGKARDTIEINVLYAPVIEKYSVSFSENNQNISVNCNVSGNPNNFTFGEWKHISDVNTVIRHLNGSKEGRLNISSFTGTAKAYENGGVYVCNVSNGIRSTDDKLWQTGKIQVIIKESPVFTEQSKPEQIGYIDNTSSLFVDVMSSSKILSTTWFREGSEETKIDRSTMTRKSQIIETEFHNKMVYTKGYRCTLTIYKTKPEDFHNYTVTVQNEYGSSSFIIQLLYAGPPRTPKIITVKRTSNGILVKWESVFDGGYTTTYELEYRKVTGTKWDRIQIEENILSTNFIAAPNIDYLVRIKALNKMGHSSFTKQQKVSAEDTESQHSAVIYGTSVFTAIMFCISGVFGCFWCYSIIEKKGRMEADNHDMDINQDQQIAENNGVDNDNNIPEIHIVPPADNNINLNVLQGCV, from the exons ATGAAAGTTTCAG GTCTATATACACACGCTTGTAGAATGATCTGTCTGCTTTTGATATCCGCTTGTGTTTTAGTAAGAACAG aatcacTATCAATGAATACGTCATATGCAAGGTTGGGTAGGAGAGCAAACATAACATGTCCATTTTATCCTGTCAGAACATGGGTTGGTGGTATCAGAGAAAGAAATTTAGTTTCGATCACAAATTATAAAGTTGCCAATCCTGATTATCCGTCTGCAAAGAGACTGGCTGTTTCTGAAAAGTACAGCTTGATAATATACAACGTCACAAGTTTTGACTTTCAGGTTTATCGTTGTACCAGAAACATACTAGATACTTATGATATCCAGCTGAAACAAGCAA TAGATCCTTCCAACATCAAAATCATAGAAGAAACAGAACCACATAGAGTAGTTGGTGTGGTAGGACAAAATATGTCGACGACTTGCACAGTGACCAGTGGTGTACCTGAAGAAACTCTTATAATAAAGGATGGGGACGAAACGGAAATGGTAAAAGGTGGTCCTGGTTCTGTTAAATTTCAACTTGTTCCAGATCATTATGATGAGGGCAGAAACTTCACATGCTTTGCTCTGAGTGGTGATGAACATGTTTTATCTTATACAGTTCAACTTCAACTAAGAT ATAAACCTAACATAACCATACAAGCATATCCAAACAACACCACCATGGCAGGAAACCCTATAGAATTAAGATGCAATGACGAGGAGGGTAGTACTAATGTCATAAGTAGATATAGGTGGCTACATAATGGAAAGTACCTGAACCACTCGTTAAAGGTCCTACAAATCAATGTCACTTCACGAATGGACAATGGCAACTTTACTTGTACTGCTGAAAACGAGGCTGGTAAAGCTAGAGATACtatagaaataaatgttttat ACGCACCAGTGATTGAAAAGTATTCGGTTTCATTCTCCGAGAACAACCAAAACATATCGGTCAATTGCAATGTATCTGGAAATCCCAATAATTTTACCTTTGGAGAATGGAAACATATATCTGATGTTAACACAGTTATTCGTCATTTAAATGGATCCAAGGAAGGAAGACTAAATATTTCATCCTTCACTGGTACCGCTAAGGCGTATGAAAATGGTGGTGTATATGTTTGCAATGTCTCTAATGGAATACGTTCTACTGACGATAAACTATGGCAAACAGGAAAAATTCAAGTTATCATAAAAG AAAGTCCCGTGTTTACAGAACAAAGCAAACCTGAACAAATCGGTTATATCGATAATACATCGAGTCTGTTCGTTGATGTGATGAGTTCTTCAAAAATATTGTCAACAACATGGTTCAGAGAAGGTTCAGAAGAGACGAAAATAGACAGATCAACAATGACTCGTAAGAGTCAAATAATAGAAACAGAATTCCACAACAAGATGGTGTACACCAAAGGTTATCGTTGTACTctaacaatatataaaacaaaaccaGAGGATTTTCATAACTATACAGTGACAGTACAGAACGAATATGGCTCCAGTTCTTTTATCATACAGCTACTTTATGCAG GTCCTCCGAGAACGCCAAAAATAATCACTGTTAAGAGAACATCCAATGGCATTCTCGTTAAATGGGAATCAGTTTTTGATGGAGGTTATACAACGACGTATGAGCTTGAGTATCGAAAAGTGACAGGAACAAAGTGGGACAGGATACAAATTGAGGAAAATATTTTAAGCACGAATTTTATAGCAGCTCCTAATATTGACTACTTAGTAAGAATTAAAGCATTGAACAAGATGGGACACAGTAGCTTCACGAAACAACAGAAGGTTTCAGCAGAAG ATACGGAAAGCCAGCATTCGGCAGTGATTTATGGGACGAGTGTATTTACAGCGATTATGTTCTGTATCAGCGGAGTGTTTGGATGTTTCTGGTGCTATTCTATCATAG AGAAAAAAGGAAGAATGGAAGCTGATAACCATGA CATGGATATAAATCAAGATCAACAGATAGCGGAAAACAACg GCGTTGATAATGACAACAATATACCGGAAATACACATTGTACCTCCTGCTGATAACAACATCAACTTAAACGTGCTACAGG GGTGCGTTTGA